One stretch of Tenacibaculum sp. MAR_2010_89 DNA includes these proteins:
- a CDS encoding glycine--tRNA ligase, protein MAKQEDQFKKVISHAKEYGYIFQSSEIYDGLSAVYDYAQNGVELKKNIRDYWWKAMVQMHENIVGIDASILMHPTTWKASGHVDAFNDPLIDNKDSKKRYRADVLIEDYCAKIENKIEKEVKKAEKRFGDSFNKEEFVTTNGRVLGYQEKINTILSRLGKSLENEDLADVKTLIEELEIADPLTGSKNWTDVKQFNLMFGTKLGASAESAMNLYLRPETAQGIFVNFLNVQKTGRMKIPFGIAQTGKAFRNEIVARQFIFRMREFEQMEMQFFVKPGTQKEWYEQWKENRLKWHLSLGINKDNYRFHDHEKLAHYADAAADIEFKFPFGFKELEGIHSRTDFDLKAHEEHSGKKLQYFDPEENKNYVPYVVETSIGLDRMFLAVFSNSLQEEELENGTTRTVLKLPAVLAPTKAAILPLVKKDGLPEVARKIVEDLKWDFNVAYDEKDAVGRRYRRQDAAGTPFCITVDHDTLEDNMVTIRHRDTMEQNRVKIEELRAIIKQEVDVRSWLMKM, encoded by the coding sequence ATGGCAAAACAAGAAGATCAATTTAAAAAGGTAATATCACACGCTAAAGAATATGGTTATATTTTTCAATCATCTGAAATTTATGACGGATTAAGTGCTGTGTATGACTACGCCCAAAATGGAGTAGAATTAAAGAAAAATATTCGCGACTATTGGTGGAAAGCAATGGTACAAATGCATGAAAATATTGTAGGTATAGATGCCTCTATATTAATGCACCCAACCACATGGAAAGCTTCCGGCCACGTAGATGCTTTTAATGACCCTTTAATTGATAACAAAGACAGTAAAAAGCGTTATAGAGCAGATGTTTTAATTGAAGACTATTGTGCTAAAATTGAAAACAAAATTGAAAAAGAGGTTAAAAAAGCTGAAAAACGATTTGGCGACTCTTTTAATAAAGAAGAATTCGTTACAACTAACGGACGCGTTTTAGGATATCAAGAAAAAATTAATACCATTTTAAGTAGGTTAGGTAAATCATTAGAAAATGAAGATTTAGCCGACGTAAAAACTTTAATTGAAGAGTTAGAAATTGCTGACCCTTTAACAGGAAGTAAAAATTGGACAGATGTTAAACAATTTAATTTAATGTTTGGAACCAAGTTAGGTGCTTCTGCTGAAAGTGCCATGAATTTATATTTACGCCCTGAAACAGCACAAGGTATTTTTGTTAACTTTTTAAACGTTCAAAAAACTGGACGTATGAAAATACCTTTTGGAATAGCACAAACTGGTAAAGCTTTTCGTAATGAAATTGTAGCTCGTCAGTTTATATTTAGAATGCGTGAATTTGAGCAAATGGAAATGCAATTTTTTGTAAAACCTGGAACTCAAAAAGAATGGTATGAACAATGGAAAGAAAACCGTTTAAAATGGCACTTATCATTAGGTATAAACAAAGATAACTACCGTTTTCACGATCATGAAAAATTAGCTCATTATGCTGATGCTGCTGCAGATATTGAATTTAAATTTCCTTTTGGTTTTAAAGAGTTAGAAGGTATTCACTCACGTACTGATTTTGATTTAAAAGCACATGAAGAGCATTCTGGTAAAAAATTACAATACTTTGATCCTGAAGAAAACAAAAACTACGTGCCATATGTAGTTGAAACTTCTATTGGATTGGATAGAATGTTTTTAGCTGTTTTCTCTAATTCATTACAAGAAGAAGAGTTAGAAAATGGGACTACAAGAACTGTTTTAAAATTACCTGCAGTTTTAGCTCCTACAAAAGCCGCTATTTTACCTTTAGTTAAGAAAGACGGATTACCAGAGGTGGCTCGTAAAATTGTTGAAGATTTAAAATGGGACTTCAATGTAGCTTATGATGAAAAAGATGCTGTTGGGCGTCGTTACCGACGTCAAGATGCTGCTGGTACTCCTTTTTGTATTACTGTTGATCATGATACTTTAGAAGATAATATGGTTACCATACGTCATAGAGATACCATGGAACAAAATCGTGTTAAAATTGAAGAGCTTAGAGCTATAATTAAACAAGAAGTTGATGTACGTTCTTGGTTAATGAAAATGTAA
- a CDS encoding DUF6443 domain-containing protein, whose product MKKLLYIVLFLPMLLVGQTQTENYVTSKTYKKATTSSVVGNDKDKVSTSIQYFDGLGRAKQSIVLQGGGVLANANEMPIDWTLNNTATDFYNRNGSSTENKIVNGTTPFGTTDLLWECKPDAASNADGGWNTKFFEIDRNKTYRYTVWVKKTSTSNNVGATYHGVQNVNNLNGTANTNPYFWAGGLPQLNTWYLMVGVVHPVNYSGGDTGVSGLYDTNGNKVANGIEYKWSANHTTTRLRDYLYYCTDTSVRQYFWSPLFEQVDGGNLTIPELAKSNSAISSVAPPKDIVTHYEYDALGRQTKEYLPYATTVTNGNIVTGNVANATNAFYQTKHTPDFAGVSLPDVNAYSEKVLENSPLNRVYEQAAPGKDWKKGNTYSSKGYTNNSHSIKFEYDVNTASEVINYYVTTSFANNTYTPTLQRSTANSGYFIVGQLSKTITKDENWMPADGVNHTTEEFKNKQGQVVLKRTYNAGQKHDTYYVYDDFGNLTYVLPPKVEATVNNITTVRNTLNDLGYQYKYDHRNRLVEKKIPGKGWEYIVYDNLDRPVLTQDAVLRPGKHWLFTKYDALGRVVITGKTWDGGSRNGIQNWITNQYPSNHTKRTSSHVVFNNQKIYYNYAVTYPTNYTEIYTVNYYDDYEVGDIVLFNPAGGSGTWEGMTATANVKGLPTVSQVRVLGTDKWTTTATYYDNKGRAWETHHKNDYLNTEEWILNKLDFTGKVEISNTTHKKTGKADIVTIDRFEYDHMDRLVSQTQKINNQVSTRLVKNNYDELGQLEAKLVGNGTKTGYKDVTSGISISNDVITKTGSNGWNHGLATQGNFTGDGYVEFFPVNIHKYYMIGVSQTNTNASYSSIEYAIYIWGDKNVRIYESGQNIGDKTTYKIGDVFRVERIGSEIHYKKNGATFYISLTPSSGSLFGDISIHSNNTHIKDLKIVDNSKGLQKVDYAYNVRGWLKNINQDGVNDNDLFNFSLKYNDASDVNKRLFNGNIAQTNWNSLSVNTSGNPVSSQYTYTYDALNRITGAVDNTGNYNIGTPTEPITYDKNGNITKLIRYGATNSSASTFSVMDNMTYQYDSGNKLVNVTDYGNKYYGFKNPTVAGNDYTYDVNGNMKTDANKGITNITYNHLNLPTRVTIGEQHIDYTYDASGSKLRKTVSGITTDYAGNHIYKNGALEFFNHPEGYVKNDNGTFNYVYQYKDHLGNVRLSYTDNNNDGIITASTEIIEESNYYPFGLKHKGYNNNVSALGNSTAQKNKTFQGQEYHDELGLNVNEFKYRFYDPAYGRFWSIDPLAEDFAYNATYAFAENKLGLGKELEGRELLNNQLLFEAMRLGYEGYQSIKNNYNEGVEKVSKAYGEQLRQKIETPDPSFDSETNRIEMAVGVGQVAKAVSDIGHLALDIAGIFDPTFIADGLNASWYAGEGNYSQASLSGISMIPFIGDALGKGGKIARNTLRLSDNALVSPKGLFYNLGSREGNRLAHVGAHLSDNTKKAIHGVFTISTDDLIGTIDDAWDIVKSSGMKGKLKDGYRAFDVNLGKTIGKQGGRIGNGENLSTLRIVVIDGTSDVITAYPTK is encoded by the coding sequence ATGAAAAAGTTATTATATATCGTATTGTTTCTACCTATGCTATTAGTAGGTCAAACACAAACAGAGAATTACGTAACCAGTAAAACATATAAAAAAGCTACCACAAGTTCTGTAGTAGGGAATGACAAAGACAAGGTAAGTACCAGTATTCAATATTTTGATGGATTAGGTCGCGCAAAGCAAAGTATTGTATTACAAGGAGGAGGTGTTTTAGCCAATGCTAATGAAATGCCAATTGATTGGACATTAAATAATACAGCCACTGATTTTTATAATCGTAATGGGAGTAGTACTGAAAATAAGATAGTAAACGGAACTACTCCTTTTGGAACTACTGATTTATTATGGGAATGTAAACCTGATGCAGCTAGTAACGCAGATGGAGGTTGGAATACGAAGTTTTTTGAAATAGATAGAAATAAAACCTACCGATATACTGTTTGGGTAAAGAAAACGAGTACTTCTAATAATGTAGGAGCAACCTATCATGGAGTTCAAAATGTAAATAACCTAAACGGAACAGCCAATACCAATCCTTATTTTTGGGCTGGAGGTTTACCACAATTAAACACCTGGTATTTAATGGTGGGTGTTGTACATCCAGTAAATTATTCAGGAGGAGATACAGGAGTTAGTGGACTGTACGATACTAATGGAAACAAAGTAGCTAATGGAATAGAATATAAATGGAGTGCAAATCATACTACAACCCGTTTACGAGACTACTTGTATTATTGTACAGACACAAGTGTTCGTCAATACTTTTGGAGTCCATTATTTGAGCAAGTAGATGGAGGAAACCTAACTATTCCAGAACTAGCAAAAAGTAATAGTGCTATTAGTTCAGTAGCTCCACCAAAAGATATCGTTACACACTATGAGTACGATGCTTTAGGGCGCCAAACAAAAGAGTACTTACCGTATGCAACCACGGTTACAAATGGAAACATAGTTACAGGCAATGTAGCTAATGCAACCAACGCTTTTTATCAAACAAAACATACTCCTGATTTTGCAGGTGTATCTTTACCAGATGTAAATGCATATTCAGAAAAGGTACTAGAGAACTCTCCTTTAAATCGAGTTTATGAGCAAGCAGCACCTGGAAAAGATTGGAAAAAAGGAAATACCTATTCTTCAAAAGGATATACCAACAATAGTCATAGTATAAAGTTTGAATATGATGTTAATACAGCATCAGAAGTAATTAACTATTATGTAACTACTAGTTTTGCAAATAACACCTATACACCTACTTTACAAAGAAGTACAGCCAATAGCGGATATTTTATAGTTGGGCAGTTAAGTAAAACAATTACTAAAGATGAAAACTGGATGCCAGCTGATGGTGTAAACCATACAACAGAAGAGTTTAAAAACAAACAAGGACAGGTAGTATTAAAACGTACCTATAATGCAGGTCAAAAACATGATACCTATTATGTATATGATGACTTTGGAAACCTAACCTATGTATTACCTCCAAAAGTAGAAGCTACTGTTAACAATATTACTACTGTAAGAAATACATTAAACGATTTAGGATACCAATATAAATACGATCATAGAAACCGACTAGTAGAAAAGAAAATACCAGGAAAAGGATGGGAGTATATCGTGTATGACAATTTGGATCGTCCAGTATTAACACAAGATGCTGTTTTAAGACCAGGTAAGCACTGGTTATTTACTAAATATGATGCATTAGGTAGAGTTGTTATTACAGGTAAAACCTGGGATGGTGGATCTAGAAATGGCATTCAAAACTGGATAACTAATCAATATCCATCTAACCATACAAAAAGAACAAGTTCACATGTTGTTTTTAACAATCAAAAAATATATTATAATTACGCAGTAACATACCCAACAAATTATACAGAGATTTATACTGTTAATTATTATGATGACTATGAAGTTGGAGACATCGTACTTTTTAACCCAGCAGGAGGTTCAGGTACATGGGAAGGAATGACAGCTACGGCTAATGTAAAAGGATTGCCTACCGTATCACAAGTAAGAGTATTAGGTACTGACAAATGGACTACAACAGCTACTTATTATGATAATAAAGGAAGAGCTTGGGAGACTCACCATAAAAATGACTATTTAAACACAGAAGAGTGGATTTTAAATAAATTAGATTTTACAGGAAAAGTAGAAATATCAAATACTACCCATAAAAAAACAGGAAAAGCTGATATTGTAACTATTGATAGGTTTGAGTATGACCATATGGATAGGCTCGTTAGTCAAACTCAAAAAATCAACAATCAAGTTTCAACTAGACTCGTAAAAAATAATTACGATGAATTAGGACAATTAGAAGCAAAGTTAGTAGGTAACGGAACCAAAACAGGTTACAAAGATGTAACTAGCGGAATAAGTATTAGTAATGATGTAATTACAAAAACAGGATCTAATGGTTGGAATCATGGTTTAGCTACTCAAGGCAATTTTACTGGAGATGGGTATGTAGAGTTTTTTCCAGTTAATATACATAAATATTATATGATTGGAGTTTCTCAGACGAACACAAATGCAAGTTATTCTAGTATTGAATACGCAATATATATTTGGGGAGATAAAAATGTAAGAATATACGAATCTGGGCAAAATATAGGAGACAAAACCACTTACAAAATTGGTGATGTGTTTAGAGTTGAACGTATAGGAAGTGAAATTCATTATAAAAAGAATGGTGCAACCTTTTATATATCTTTAACACCATCCTCTGGAAGTTTGTTTGGTGATATATCTATACATTCAAATAATACTCATATCAAAGACCTAAAAATTGTAGATAATAGCAAAGGTTTACAAAAGGTAGATTACGCCTACAATGTACGTGGTTGGTTAAAAAATATTAACCAAGATGGTGTAAATGACAATGATTTATTTAACTTTAGCCTAAAGTATAATGATGCATCTGATGTGAATAAACGTTTATTTAATGGAAATATAGCACAAACTAACTGGAACTCACTAAGTGTAAACACAAGTGGTAACCCAGTAAGTAGTCAATATACTTACACTTACGATGCTTTAAATAGAATTACTGGAGCAGTTGATAATACTGGGAATTATAATATTGGAACACCTACTGAGCCCATAACCTATGATAAAAACGGTAATATTACCAAGCTTATAAGATACGGAGCAACTAATTCATCTGCTTCAACCTTTAGTGTTATGGATAATATGACTTACCAATATGATTCAGGGAATAAGCTTGTAAACGTAACAGATTATGGTAATAAGTATTATGGATTTAAAAATCCTACAGTAGCAGGAAATGATTATACCTATGATGTAAATGGTAATATGAAAACCGATGCTAATAAAGGCATTACTAATATTACTTACAATCATTTAAACTTACCAACTAGGGTTACTATTGGAGAGCAACATATAGATTATACTTATGATGCTAGTGGTTCAAAACTAAGAAAGACAGTAAGCGGAATAACTACTGACTATGCAGGAAACCATATTTATAAAAATGGAGCCTTAGAATTCTTTAACCACCCAGAGGGTTATGTAAAGAATGATAATGGTACCTTTAACTACGTATACCAATACAAAGACCATTTAGGAAATGTAAGATTATCTTATACTGATAATAACAATGATGGTATTATTACTGCTAGTACTGAAATTATAGAAGAATCTAATTACTATCCTTTTGGACTCAAACACAAAGGATACAATAATAACGTCTCAGCCCTTGGGAATAGCACTGCGCAGAAGAATAAAACATTCCAAGGGCAAGAATATCACGATGAATTAGGGTTAAATGTAAACGAGTTTAAATATCGTTTTTATGATCCTGCATATGGAAGGTTTTGGAGTATAGACCCATTAGCAGAAGATTTTGCTTATAATGCCACATATGCTTTTGCAGAAAATAAATTAGGTTTAGGTAAAGAACTCGAAGGACGTGAACTTTTGAATAATCAGTTGCTTTTTGAGGCAATGAGGCTTGGTTATGAAGGTTATCAAAGTATTAAGAATAATTACAATGAAGGTGTAGAAAAAGTAAGTAAAGCTTATGGTGAGCAATTAAGGCAAAAAATAGAAACACCTGATCCTAGTTTTGATTCAGAAACCAATAGAATTGAAATGGCCGTTGGAGTAGGACAAGTTGCTAAAGCTGTTTCTGATATAGGACATTTAGCTCTAGATATTGCGGGAATTTTTGATCCAACTTTTATTGCTGATGGTTTAAATGCATCATGGTATGCAGGAGAAGGAAATTATTCTCAAGCCTCTCTAAGCGGAATTTCGATGATACCTTTTATAGGAGATGCTTTAGGAAAAGGAGGGAAAATAGCAAGAAATACACTAAGACTTTCTGATAACGCTTTAGTTTCTCCTAAAGGATTATTTTATAATCTAGGTAGTAGAGAAGGGAATAGATTAGCTCATGTAGGAGCACATTTGTCAGATAACACAAAAAAAGCTATTCATGGTGTTTTTACTATTTCTACTGACGATTTGATAGGTACAATTGATGATGCATGGGATATTGTAAAAAGTTCAGGAATGAAAGGAAAGCTGAAAGATGGTTATAGAGCTTTTGATGTTAACTTAGGGAAAACAATTGGAAAACAAGGAGGTAGAATAGGGAATGGAGAAAATTTATCTACTTTAAGAATTGTTGTAATAGATGGTACTAGCGATGTAATTACAGCTTATCCAACAAAATAA
- a CDS encoding class I SAM-dependent methyltransferase, which produces MGRKFKFFKEAVKNYKTSGTVVPSSKYLANRMTTTINFEKADVIVELGSGNGAITKNILQKIQPHTTLICFEINDAFYNELKKINHPRLIVLKESAEKIDELLKKLGFNDASYIISSLPLTIIPKKISNTILQKSYTALNKNGLFIQYQYSLSYYKKLKDVFGKNITLSFETLNFPPAFVYKCAKK; this is translated from the coding sequence TTGGGGAGAAAATTCAAGTTTTTTAAAGAGGCCGTAAAAAATTATAAAACTTCTGGTACTGTAGTTCCAAGTTCTAAATATTTAGCAAACAGAATGACAACTACAATAAATTTTGAAAAAGCAGATGTTATTGTTGAATTAGGTTCTGGTAATGGAGCAATTACTAAAAATATATTACAAAAAATACAACCTCATACTACTTTAATTTGTTTTGAAATAAATGATGCTTTTTATAATGAATTAAAGAAAATAAATCACCCACGATTAATTGTATTAAAAGAATCTGCCGAAAAAATTGACGAACTACTTAAAAAATTAGGATTTAATGATGCTAGTTATATCATTTCTAGCTTACCCTTAACAATTATTCCTAAAAAAATATCTAATACTATTTTACAAAAAAGTTATACTGCTTTAAATAAAAACGGATTATTTATTCAATATCAATATAGCCTTTCTTACTACAAAAAACTTAAAGATGTTTTTGGAAAAAACATTACTTTAAGTTTCGAAACTTTAAATTTTCCTCCTGCTTTTGTATACAAATGTGCTAAAAAATAG
- a CDS encoding FeoB-associated Cys-rich membrane protein, translating to MAYNTIGWYGSFSLCSSINILSNFKLMQEIITYSIVVLAVVFLVRKFFFKTKKDTNCNKGCNCG from the coding sequence ATGGCCTATAATACAATTGGTTGGTATGGGAGTTTTAGCTTATGTAGTAGCATTAATATCTTATCAAACTTTAAGCTAATGCAAGAAATTATAACATATAGTATTGTTGTTTTAGCAGTTGTTTTTCTAGTTAGAAAATTCTTTTTTAAAACTAAAAAAGATACTAATTGTAACAAAGGGTGTAACTGTGGATAG
- a CDS encoding ComF family protein — MQFLKDIFYLFFPNLCINCSTNLLKTELFLCTSCKHSLPIINNNEVTQQMLQTIFYGRVPISSIHSFLYYNKEGITQKIIHELKYKNQENIGIFFGSWFAYELKKKKIFSNVDYIIPVPLHISKEKQRGYNQVTKFAKTLSTDLEITYIPNKLLRTSKAKTQTLHQRFERFSKNNTKFQLNDLEIFKNKHVLLVDDVVTTGATLEACCNELLKTAHISISICTIAYTEKG, encoded by the coding sequence ATGCAATTTTTAAAAGATATATTCTATTTATTTTTTCCTAATTTATGTATAAATTGTTCAACAAACTTATTAAAAACAGAATTGTTTTTATGTACAAGTTGTAAACATAGCTTACCAATTATAAATAATAACGAGGTAACACAACAAATGTTACAAACTATTTTTTATGGTAGAGTTCCTATAAGCAGTATACACTCTTTTTTATATTATAATAAAGAGGGTATTACACAAAAAATAATACATGAACTAAAATATAAAAATCAAGAAAACATTGGCATTTTTTTTGGAAGCTGGTTTGCCTATGAATTAAAAAAGAAAAAGATTTTTTCTAATGTTGATTATATAATTCCTGTGCCTTTACATATTTCAAAAGAAAAGCAAAGAGGGTATAACCAAGTTACAAAATTTGCTAAAACGTTAAGTACTGATTTAGAAATTACTTATATTCCAAACAAACTTTTACGTACATCAAAAGCTAAAACACAAACATTACATCAGCGGTTTGAGCGTTTTTCTAAAAATAATACTAAATTTCAATTGAACGACCTTGAGATTTTTAAAAATAAACATGTATTATTAGTAGATGATGTTGTTACTACTGGTGCTACACTGGAAGCATGTTGTAATGAATTGTTAAAAACAGCGCATATAAGTATTAGTATTTGTACCATTGCATATACTGAAAAAGGATAA
- a CDS encoding RHS repeat domain-containing protein, translated as MRRVFLSAVMVLVCAWGYAQDLPKVVPPSPEAAALIKHSQVEVSLYTGTPNISVPFHTISSNGVSVPINLSYNSGGVRVEDIASWVGTGWNLNPGGLVTRTLRGLPDDTPTYGYMHTQFTVQDLLSRNPNSMNFDGQTYHLLQNMAHQRDYEADIFNFNFPGGSGKFFYDQSLNKFVQVSYSNLKIETKNAGGRIVGFKITTPNGVAYHFGKSSDGLRTGQERIISSQNVSLTPQGFTSGNSQNYGSSSTPFFQTWMLLDVVFPTSDQSIKFHYTVESGVKTTQRINEEFIESNCSPKKGLTINFLKKEFTQPKIASIEFPEGKIVFEKGTTERLDLHKSYPLKKIKLYDKHNNFVKGIELITSMEQGTNSGSPFDYYGEGKYRLQLNSVRQFDANSNTLNPYTFEYHATKLPGRYSKSMDYFGFFNGKTNASLIAKDKYNTLGYIGNADRAVDPSFTQAGTLTKITYPTGGYDSFVWDNNYVSVFDGSAANYIDHLTKVTKHFTNSSLFQDSDPAIDYSMAFTIPSNSDGLVTFTSSMTGCGPLFNSTSCDYTLKVKGVSNPNFSLTILNPNLEYTFAPGSYKVTAKATSSSSGGGGGCDPLTDPNCLGGGGLPPSSPSSSSGAGKTFSVTMNWTTDPKPNEYIYGGLRIAQISTYESLGKLAMSRSFNYESFEQSGNISSGFSVGFPNFVNFNYKGGGSCENYQSGAIAIYSTVGKQLELTKGGYAGYKNVTETYTGGINNGKKRYTFSRHLGSPDNPHNTVYYSNMYPNNFKTVIYRDWLRGNLEKLEVFNAENQLVSKQETTYETVNTYHAPYFGIETIAMPANNLGNGLGQGNEMLLIALYSYSTEWHRLKSKMSTSYLASGNIVSTQNYVYNNNKLLPSETTVTNSRGEVIKTKTYYAPDLGDQTLTNQYRIAEPLKVESYKGNTKLSTQNTVYTNFGSNYLPQKVQTAKSTLGLEDRVVFHKYDTKGNPVEISKKDGTKIYYVWGYNQTQPIAKIEAYEGVISSAQQTAINNAVTASNADTNVTTENALRISLATLRASFTNVQTQVTTLTYNPLIGVTSVTDPRGRTMYYEYDNFNRLKQVKDAEGNILKENTYHYKN; from the coding sequence ATGAGAAGAGTATTCTTAAGTGCCGTTATGGTACTTGTATGTGCATGGGGGTATGCGCAAGATTTACCTAAAGTAGTGCCACCATCGCCAGAGGCAGCTGCATTAATTAAACATTCACAAGTAGAAGTATCGTTGTATACAGGAACACCAAACATTTCGGTTCCATTTCATACAATTTCTAGTAATGGAGTATCAGTACCTATCAATTTAAGTTATAATTCAGGAGGTGTTCGGGTAGAAGACATTGCATCTTGGGTAGGAACCGGATGGAATTTAAATCCTGGAGGGTTGGTAACTCGTACTTTACGAGGGTTACCAGATGATACACCAACTTATGGGTATATGCATACGCAATTTACTGTACAAGATTTATTATCTAGAAACCCTAATTCGATGAACTTTGATGGGCAAACATATCATTTGCTTCAGAATATGGCTCATCAACGAGATTATGAAGCTGATATTTTTAATTTTAATTTCCCAGGAGGTTCAGGGAAGTTTTTTTATGATCAATCTTTGAATAAGTTTGTTCAAGTATCTTATAGTAACTTGAAAATAGAAACTAAAAATGCAGGAGGAAGAATTGTAGGTTTTAAAATAACGACTCCTAATGGAGTAGCCTATCATTTTGGAAAGTCATCAGATGGATTAAGAACAGGTCAAGAACGAATTATTAGTAGTCAAAATGTTTCTTTAACTCCTCAAGGATTTACTTCAGGAAACTCTCAAAATTATGGAAGTTCTAGTACTCCATTTTTTCAGACTTGGATGCTCTTAGATGTTGTTTTTCCAACAAGTGATCAAAGTATCAAATTTCATTATACAGTAGAATCAGGAGTAAAAACTACTCAAAGAATTAATGAAGAATTTATAGAATCAAATTGTTCGCCTAAAAAAGGATTGACAATTAATTTTTTAAAGAAAGAATTTACACAGCCTAAAATAGCAAGTATAGAATTTCCTGAAGGAAAAATAGTATTTGAAAAAGGAACAACTGAGCGTTTAGATTTGCACAAGTCATATCCATTAAAAAAAATAAAATTATATGATAAGCATAATAATTTTGTAAAAGGAATAGAACTTATAACCAGTATGGAGCAAGGAACAAATTCTGGTTCTCCTTTTGATTATTATGGAGAGGGGAAATATCGCTTACAATTAAATTCTGTTAGGCAGTTTGATGCAAATTCAAATACATTAAACCCTTACACTTTTGAATACCATGCAACAAAATTACCAGGACGTTATTCAAAATCTATGGATTATTTTGGTTTTTTCAATGGAAAAACAAATGCCTCTTTAATAGCAAAAGATAAATACAATACATTAGGATACATTGGTAATGCAGACAGAGCTGTGGATCCATCATTTACCCAAGCAGGAACTCTGACTAAAATAACCTATCCAACAGGTGGATATGATAGTTTTGTATGGGATAATAACTACGTAAGTGTTTTTGATGGTAGTGCAGCTAATTATATAGATCATTTAACAAAAGTAACTAAGCATTTTACCAATAGTTCATTGTTTCAAGATTCAGATCCAGCAATAGATTATTCAATGGCATTTACCATTCCAAGTAATAGTGATGGTCTTGTTACTTTTACAAGTAGTATGACAGGGTGTGGACCACTTTTTAATAGCACATCATGTGATTATACATTAAAAGTGAAAGGAGTTAGTAATCCTAACTTTAGTTTAACTATTCTAAATCCTAATTTAGAGTACACTTTTGCACCAGGATCTTATAAAGTTACCGCAAAAGCAACTTCAAGCTCTTCAGGAGGTGGAGGAGGTTGTGATCCATTAACAGATCCTAATTGTTTAGGAGGTGGTGGTTTACCACCATCATCACCAAGTAGTTCTTCTGGAGCAGGAAAAACTTTTTCAGTAACCATGAATTGGACTACTGATCCAAAACCTAATGAATATATTTATGGAGGCTTACGAATAGCACAAATAAGTACTTACGAATCTTTAGGGAAGTTGGCAATGTCAAGAAGTTTTAATTATGAATCTTTTGAACAGTCAGGTAATATTTCAAGTGGTTTTTCAGTTGGTTTTCCAAATTTTGTAAATTTTAATTATAAAGGAGGAGGAAGTTGTGAGAATTATCAAAGTGGAGCAATCGCAATTTATTCTACGGTAGGAAAACAATTAGAGCTAACCAAAGGTGGATATGCAGGATACAAAAATGTAACAGAAACTTACACAGGTGGTATTAACAATGGTAAAAAAAGGTATACTTTCTCAAGGCACTTAGGAAGTCCGGATAACCCACATAATACTGTTTATTATAGTAATATGTACCCAAATAACTTTAAGACTGTTATTTATAGAGATTGGTTACGAGGGAATTTAGAAAAACTAGAAGTGTTTAATGCTGAAAATCAATTGGTAAGTAAGCAAGAAACTACCTATGAAACTGTCAACACCTATCATGCTCCTTATTTTGGTATAGAAACAATAGCAATGCCTGCAAACAATTTAGGAAATGGTTTAGGACAAGGGAATGAAATGTTACTTATAGCCTTATATAGTTATTCAACAGAATGGCATCGTTTAAAAAGTAAAATGAGTACTAGTTATTTAGCATCAGGCAACATAGTAAGTACTCAAAACTATGTGTATAATAATAACAAACTATTGCCTTCAGAAACAACAGTAACTAATAGCCGAGGAGAGGTAATAAAAACTAAAACCTATTATGCTCCTGATTTAGGAGATCAAACCTTAACCAATCAATATCGTATAGCAGAACCTTTAAAAGTAGAATCATATAAAGGAAATACGAAGCTATCTACTCAAAATACGGTGTATACTAATTTTGGAAGTAATTATTTACCACAAAAAGTACAAACAGCCAAAAGCACATTAGGATTAGAAGACCGTGTAGTATTTCACAAGTATGATACTAAAGGAAATCCAGTAGAGATTAGTAAAAAAGACGGTACAAAGATTTACTATGTATGGGGCTATAATCAAACACAACCTATAGCAAAAATAGAAGCTTACGAGGGTGTTATTAGTTCAGCACAACAAACAGCTATTAATAATGCGGTGACTGCATCTAACGCAGATACTAATGTAACTACAGAAAATGCATTACGAATTAGTTTAGCAACTTTGCGTGCAAGTTTCACAAATGTACAAACTCAAGTAACCACATTAACTTACAATCCATTAATAGGAGTTACTAGTGTAACAGACCCAAGAGGTAGAACCATGTATTATGAGTACGATAATTTTAACCGTTTAAAACAGGTTAAAGATGCAGAGGGAAATATATTAAAAGAGAATACATATCACTATAAAAACTAA